TCGAACTCACGAGCCTGGCCGGCATCGGAACGGTCTCGGTGCGCAAGCAGGCCCTCACCGCGGCGGTGGTCGGCGTACTCAGCGCGGGAACGGTGATGGCGACGGTCACCCCGCGCCCGATGTATCTCGTCCTGACGAACCAGCGGATCCTGTTCTTCGACGGCAACCGCGGCGGCAAGCCGGGCAAGCTGCTGATGAACCTCCCGCGCCCGTACGTCACCGCGAGCGCGCCCAAGAAGACCTTCCTCGGCCTCAAGGTGGTCACCCACCTGACCGTCGAGGGCCAGGAGGGCGCCCTCAAGGTCGACTTCCCGGTCCAGACCCGCACCGACGGCCACCGCTTCGCGACGGCCCTGCCGGTGACGCGCTGACGCGCCTCTCCCTCGTCGGTTCGCGACATAGACCTGCGGCATAGTCACTCGAACGGCTGAACCGACCCCAAGCCGCCCCGCCGGAAAGCATCCGAGTCACTACCTTCCGTCACATGGTCAGCTCAACGCTTGAGGCGATGCATCAGATCTTCAGGGAGGACCCGGAGCTGTTCGCCCGAGCCCTCCCGAAAGCGGGCATGCGGCGCGTTGACGCATTGTCGCCGAGGGAACCGGTCGGGACCCTTTCCCCGCGGCCCCTCCCCCACCCATGGATGCAGTCGGTCGTGTCAGTACCCGCCGTTAGTGTCACAACCCATGAGTGATCAACGGCATGAGGTGATCGTCCGCAGGGCCGAACAAACCGACATCGACGGGCTTGTCGCCCGCAGCAGCGCGCTGTTCGCCGAGGACGACGGTGCCCGCGACCCGGGCGTCGACATCAACTGGCCACGCAAGCACGGACCGCAGCGCTTCTCGTCCGGCCTGACGGACCCGGGCCGGCTGCTCCTTGTCGCCGATGGCGACGACGGCGAAGTGGTCGGCTGTCTCGCGGGCACGCTGGTGGAGCCCTCCGCGATGAAACCGGTGAAGGTCGCGACGCTGGTGAGCAGGTATGTGCGACCCGCATACCGGCGCGATCGGATCGGCGGACGCATGGTCGACGCATTCCGGGCCTGGGCAAAGGAATCGGGCGCCGGATCGGCACAGGTGACGGCCTGTGCGACCAACGCCGAGGCCATCCGTTTCTACGAGCGCAACGGCTTCGCGTCCCAGTCGGTGACCCTGGAAGCGGCTCTGTAGCCGGCGTCACAGAAACGCTCGAACACGGCACGCCACAAGGGAACACCGCGTCACAGCTCCGCTACACGGACCCACCACGCCTCCGTGAACGTCAGCATCTCCGGCATGCACCGAACCTTCACAACCGCGTCCGTCGTCGCCCTCCTGCTCTCCCTGACCGCGTGCGGCGGCGGCAACGCCCCCTCGAACTCCACGACCGACGCCCACGAACCCGCCAGGCCCGGCACGCTCGCGGGCAAACCACTCACCGCCCGCGCCGCGTTCCAGAAGATGTCCACGACGGTGCCCACGGCGAACCTCACCGGCACCGTGACCGCCGAGAACGAC
This portion of the Streptomyces mirabilis genome encodes:
- a CDS encoding GNAT family N-acetyltransferase; the encoded protein is MSDQRHEVIVRRAEQTDIDGLVARSSALFAEDDGARDPGVDINWPRKHGPQRFSSGLTDPGRLLLVADGDDGEVVGCLAGTLVEPSAMKPVKVATLVSRYVRPAYRRDRIGGRMVDAFRAWAKESGAGSAQVTACATNAEAIRFYERNGFASQSVTLEAAL